A genome region from Erigeron canadensis isolate Cc75 chromosome 3, C_canadensis_v1, whole genome shotgun sequence includes the following:
- the LOC122590691 gene encoding uncharacterized protein LOC122590691: protein MDDPETGSASSLLIQKQQRRKDMISRTKSSAHDELHSFRSCLQWMCVDQSTGYTFCLSWLVFIVFAIVIPILSHFYLACSDCDYRHGRPYDGLVQLSLTSIATLSFVCLSRFVRFYGLRRFLFFDKLCNESETVRRGYTQQLHSSLKIVFIFVAPCFTAEAAYKIWWYSSSATSIPFFGNTIVINIFACTFELASWLYRTMVFFLVCVLFRLTCHLQILRLQDFAKVFHEDSDVESVLREHLRIRRHLRIISHRWRVFILWVLILVTVSQFVALLDTTRSNADLSIFKAGELALVSVSLLVGLMILLRSATRITHKAQGVTCLATKWHVCATIESFDPPDVETETPPVGVNQVFPRGESSSDNEEDGGSEDELDSTKLIPAFAYSTISFQKRQALVTYFENNGAGITVYGFTLDRSSVHTIAMIEMSLVLWLLGKTVGIS from the exons ATGGACGACCCGGAGACCGGATCAGCAAGTAGTCTGCTTATACAAAAACAACAACGTAGGAAGGATATGATATCTCGCACGAAATCCAGTGCTCACGATGAGCTGCACAGTTTCAGATCTTGCCTCCAGTGGATGTGCGTTGATCAATCCACGGGTTACACCTTTTGCCTCTCTTGGTTGGTGTTCATCGTCTTCGCCATTGTAATCCCGATCCTTTCGCATTTCTACCTTGCTTGTAGCGACTGTGATTACCGCCACGGCAGGCCTTACGATGGCCTTGTTCAGTTGTCCCTCACCAGCATTGCCACCCTTTCCTTTGTTTGCCTGTCCCGGTTTGTCAGATTTTATGGCCTTCGTAGGTTCCTGTTTTTTGATAAGCTTTGTAACGAAAGTGAAACCGTGCGCAGAGGCTACACCCAACAACTCCAC AGCTCGCTTAAAATAGTCTTCATATTTGTTGCACCATGTTTTACGGCCGAGGCTGCATATAAGATCTGGTGGTACAGTTCGAGTGCCACCTCCATTCCTTTCTTCGGTAACACAATAGTGATTAACATCTTTGCGTGCACCTTTGAGCTCGCATCATGGCTGTACAGGACCATGGTGTTTTTCCTAGTCTGTGTCCTGTTCCGCCTCACCTGTCATCTTCAAATCCTCCGTCTTCAAGATTTTGCAAAGGTGTTCCATGAAGACTCTGATGTGGAGTCTGTTTTGAGGGAACACCTTAGGATCAGGAGGCATCTGCGCATCATAAGTCACCGATGGCGTGTTTTCATACTCTGGGTTCTCATCCTTGTTACAGTTAGTCAATTTGTGGCGCTTCTTGACACCACCCGGTCCAATGCTGATCTCAGCATATTCAAAGCCGGTGAACTTGCA TTGGTTTCTGTAAGTTTGCTTGTGGGGCTAATGATATTGCTAAGGAGTGCAACGAGGATAACGCATAAGGCTCAAGGGGTGACGTGTTTGGCTACTAAGTGGCACGTATGTGCAACCATCGAGTCGTTTGATCCACCAGATGTGGAAACTGAGACCCCACCCGTGGGTGTCAACCAGGTGTTCCCTCGGGGGGAATCATCGTCTGACAATGAGGAGGATGGTGGCAGTGAAGACGAATTAGACAGCACTAAACTCATACCGGCCTTTGCTTACAGTACCATCTCGTTCCAGAAAAGGCAAGCCTTAG TGACGTATTTTGAGAACAATGGAGCGGGGATAACGGTGTATGGATTCACGCTGGATAGGTCGTCAGTGCATACGATAGCGATGATAGAAATGTCATTGGTGTTGTGGTTGCTTGGAAAGACAGTCGGTATCTCTTAA